The Lycium ferocissimum isolate CSIRO_LF1 chromosome 10, AGI_CSIRO_Lferr_CH_V1, whole genome shotgun sequence genome window below encodes:
- the LOC132033786 gene encoding uncharacterized protein LOC132033786 isoform X1, producing the protein MEKEDAITEAAVNDTATEKEANKPILSNESVKNKVIEPQEENTVNDRIDEQEKKISADNSILHSSNAVKSQVDTNNEPEKENSLGENTSSSSLANKNEIDKSDLDQVISPGEVKSLNSEKKVDCVKVDLKSLRETKKSLEEVVYEEEAEPVFDGTEEPGLVVNRSLSARPVHRDSEAQGSVWPDKAVALTNFVRSKSTVAVSTVLRRLSGRSDDGQDVTAEEDKKNAVASQERETQALSEKTMWNPLSLIGILRDDTGNRTEEKEVSAEAVLPIAMKGRIILYTRLGCQESRKVRHFLHWKRLGYVEVNIDVYPSRKMELEKIAGDSDVPRVFFNEVLIGGWSDLKSLDESGKLSEKIEYVVDEAPSFEAPLPPLSGEDDLSSSGSIDELAVIVKKMKQSIVLKDRFYKLRRFTNCFLGSEAVDFLSEDQYLEREEAVEFGRKLASNLFLQHVLDENVFEDGNHLYRFLDDDPVVSQCQNIPRGLTEVKPKPIIEISSRLRFLSHAIFEAYASEDGRHVDYRSIHGSEEFARYLRITEELQRVNLKDMPREEKLSFFVNLYNMMAIHAILVWGHPSGPMERRKLFGEFKYVIGGCTYSLSAIQNGILRSNQRPPYNLIKPFGVKDKRLKVALPYSEPLIHFALVNGTRSGPALRCYSPGNIDKELVEAARDFLRFGGLIVDLSTKVAYVSKILRWFSVDFGKNEVEVLKHAANYLESSVSQALLELLANSQLKVVYQPYDWGLNN; encoded by the exons ATGGAAAAAGAAGATGCTATTACAGAGGCTGCAGTCAATGATACTGCTACTGAAAAGGAAGCAAACAAACCCATCCTTAGCAATGAATctgtaaaaaataaagttattgaACCGCAGGAGGAAAATACGGTGAATGATCGAATAGATGAACAGGAAAAGAAAATATCTGCAGATAATTCTATTTTACATTCCAGTAATGCCGTGAAGAGTCAGGTTGATACAAATAATGAACCGGAAAAGGAGAATTCTTTAGGTGAAAACACGTCAAGCTCTTCACTTGCTAATAAAAATGAGATTGATAAATCCGACTTAGATCAAGTTATCTCCCCAGGGGAAGTAAAATCATTGAACAGTGAAAAGAAGGTTGATTGTGTGAAAGTGGACTTAAAAAGTCTCCGCGAAACTAAGAAGAGTCTTGAAGAAGTTGTTTATGAGGAGGAAGCAGAACCCGTATTTGATGGAACAGAAGAACCTGGGTTGGTTGTTAATAGGAGTTTATCAGCCCGTCCTGTACATCGTGACTCAGAGGCACAGGGATCTGTTTGGCCTGATAAGGCAGTGGCTCTTACAAACTTTGTTAGATCGAAGAGTACAGTTGCAGTGAGTACTGTTCTACGTCGCCTTTCTGGTAGAAGTGATGATGGGCAAGATGTTACTGCtgaagaagataagaagaatGCCGTTGCATCACAAGAACGTGAAACACAAGCTTTGTCGGAGAAAACTATGTGGAATCCCCTCAGCTTAATTGGGATTTTACGTGATGATACCGGAAATAGAACCGAGGAGAAAGAGGTCTCAGCAGAAGCAGTTTTACCAATAGCCATGAAGGGAAGGATTATATTGTATACAAGGTTGGGATGCCAGGAAAGTAGAAAGGTAAGGCATTTTCTACACTGGAAAAGACTCGGATATGTTGAAGTGAACATTGATGTGTATCCTAGTAGAAAGATGGAACTGGAGAAAATTGCTGGTGATTCTGATGTTCCTCGAGTATTCTTTAATGAAGTTCTAATTGGTGGATGGAGTGATCTAAAGAGCTTGGATGAGTCTGGAAAGCTCTCGGAGAAGATTGAATATGTAGTTGATGAAGCTCCATCATTTGAAGCTCCTCTACCACCTCTTTCTGGTGAAGATGATTTGTCTAGTAGTGGGTCTATCGATGAGCTAGCTGTTATtgttaaaaaaatgaaacagtCTATTGTTTTAAAAGACCGGTTTTATAAGCTGCGCAGATTCACCAACTGTTTCCTGGGATCAGAAGCTGTGGATTTCCTGTCAGAAGATCAGTACTTGGAAAGGGAAGAG GCTGTTGAATTTGGTAGGAAGCTCGCAAGCAATCTTTTCCTCCAACATGTACTTGA TGAAAATGTGTTTGAAGACGGCAACCATTTGTATCGTTTCCTTGATGATGATCCTGTTGTATCTCAGTGTCAGAACATACCGAGGGGTTTAACAGAAGTGAAGCCCAAACCCATTATAGAAATTTCATCTAGATTGAGATTTTTGTCTCATGCAATCTTTGAAGCTTATGCATCAGAAGATGGAAGGCATGTTGATTATAGAAGTATCCATGGCAGCGAGGAATTTGCAAG GTACTTGAGAATAACTGAGGAGCTTCAAAGAGTGAACTTGAAAGACATGCCCAGGGAGGAGAAGCTTTCCTTTTTTGTTAATCTCTACAACATGATGGCCATTCACGCAATATTGGTTTGGGGACATCCATCTGGACCAATGGAGAGGAGAAAATTGTTTGGAGAGTTCAAATATGTAATTGGTGGGTGCACATATTCACTATCAGCTATCCAGAATGGAATCTTAAGGAGTAATCAGAGACCACCATACAATCTAATCAAGCCGTTTGGAGTTAAAGACAAGCGTCTTAAG GTAGCTCTTCCTTATTCGGAGCCACTTATTCATTTTGCTCTGGTTAATGGTACGCGATCTGGGCCCGCTCTTCGATGCTATTCACCTGGAAACATAGATAAAGAGTTGGTTGAGGCTGCCCGTGACTTCTTAAGATTTGGAGGACTTATTGTTGATCTTAGTACCAAAGTTGCATATGTTAGTAAAATCTTGAGATG GTTTAGCGTTGATTTTGGAAAGAATGAAGTTGAAGTATTGAAACATGCTGCAAATTACCTGGAGTCATCGGTATCTCAAGCTTTGCTAGAGTTGCTCGCCAACAGTCAATTGAAGGTGGTGTACCAACCTTACGACTGGGGATTAAATAACTAG
- the LOC132033786 gene encoding uncharacterized protein LOC132033786 isoform X2 yields the protein MEKEDAITEAAVNDTATEKEANKPILSNESVKNKVIEPQEENTVNDRIDEQEKKISADNSILHSSNAVKSQVDTNNEPEKENSLGENTSSSSLANKNEIDKSDLDQVISPGEVKSLNSEKKVDCVKVDLKSLRETKKSLEEVVYEEEAEPVFDGTEEPGLVVNRSLSARPVHRDSEAQGSVWPDKAVALTNFVRSKSTVAVSTVLRRLSGRSDDGQDVTAEEDKKNAVASQERETQALSEKTMWNPLSLIGILRDDTGNRTEEKEVSAEAVLPIAMKGRIILYTRLGCQESRKVRHFLHWKRLGYVEVNIDVYPSRKMELEKIAGDSDVPRVFFNEVLIGGWSDLKSLDESGKLSEKIEYVVDEAPSFEAPLPPLSGEDDLSSSGSIDELAVIVKKMKQSIVLKDRFYKLRRFTNCFLGSEAVDFLSEDQYLEREEAVEFGRKLASNLFLQHVLDENVFEDGNHLYRFLDDDPVVSQCQNIPRGLTEVKPKPIIEISSRLRFLSHAIFEAYASEDGRHVDYRSIHGSEEFARYLRITEELQRVNLKDMPREEKLSFFVNLYNMMAIHAILVWGHPSGPMERRKLFGEFKYVIGGCTYSLSAIQNGILRSNQRPPYNLIKPFGVKDKRLKEFVFYISLLVCSRSDNILTLDFAPAPLNSCAPEELALIKSPLVSLTWLVYCVS from the exons ATGGAAAAAGAAGATGCTATTACAGAGGCTGCAGTCAATGATACTGCTACTGAAAAGGAAGCAAACAAACCCATCCTTAGCAATGAATctgtaaaaaataaagttattgaACCGCAGGAGGAAAATACGGTGAATGATCGAATAGATGAACAGGAAAAGAAAATATCTGCAGATAATTCTATTTTACATTCCAGTAATGCCGTGAAGAGTCAGGTTGATACAAATAATGAACCGGAAAAGGAGAATTCTTTAGGTGAAAACACGTCAAGCTCTTCACTTGCTAATAAAAATGAGATTGATAAATCCGACTTAGATCAAGTTATCTCCCCAGGGGAAGTAAAATCATTGAACAGTGAAAAGAAGGTTGATTGTGTGAAAGTGGACTTAAAAAGTCTCCGCGAAACTAAGAAGAGTCTTGAAGAAGTTGTTTATGAGGAGGAAGCAGAACCCGTATTTGATGGAACAGAAGAACCTGGGTTGGTTGTTAATAGGAGTTTATCAGCCCGTCCTGTACATCGTGACTCAGAGGCACAGGGATCTGTTTGGCCTGATAAGGCAGTGGCTCTTACAAACTTTGTTAGATCGAAGAGTACAGTTGCAGTGAGTACTGTTCTACGTCGCCTTTCTGGTAGAAGTGATGATGGGCAAGATGTTACTGCtgaagaagataagaagaatGCCGTTGCATCACAAGAACGTGAAACACAAGCTTTGTCGGAGAAAACTATGTGGAATCCCCTCAGCTTAATTGGGATTTTACGTGATGATACCGGAAATAGAACCGAGGAGAAAGAGGTCTCAGCAGAAGCAGTTTTACCAATAGCCATGAAGGGAAGGATTATATTGTATACAAGGTTGGGATGCCAGGAAAGTAGAAAGGTAAGGCATTTTCTACACTGGAAAAGACTCGGATATGTTGAAGTGAACATTGATGTGTATCCTAGTAGAAAGATGGAACTGGAGAAAATTGCTGGTGATTCTGATGTTCCTCGAGTATTCTTTAATGAAGTTCTAATTGGTGGATGGAGTGATCTAAAGAGCTTGGATGAGTCTGGAAAGCTCTCGGAGAAGATTGAATATGTAGTTGATGAAGCTCCATCATTTGAAGCTCCTCTACCACCTCTTTCTGGTGAAGATGATTTGTCTAGTAGTGGGTCTATCGATGAGCTAGCTGTTATtgttaaaaaaatgaaacagtCTATTGTTTTAAAAGACCGGTTTTATAAGCTGCGCAGATTCACCAACTGTTTCCTGGGATCAGAAGCTGTGGATTTCCTGTCAGAAGATCAGTACTTGGAAAGGGAAGAG GCTGTTGAATTTGGTAGGAAGCTCGCAAGCAATCTTTTCCTCCAACATGTACTTGA TGAAAATGTGTTTGAAGACGGCAACCATTTGTATCGTTTCCTTGATGATGATCCTGTTGTATCTCAGTGTCAGAACATACCGAGGGGTTTAACAGAAGTGAAGCCCAAACCCATTATAGAAATTTCATCTAGATTGAGATTTTTGTCTCATGCAATCTTTGAAGCTTATGCATCAGAAGATGGAAGGCATGTTGATTATAGAAGTATCCATGGCAGCGAGGAATTTGCAAG GTACTTGAGAATAACTGAGGAGCTTCAAAGAGTGAACTTGAAAGACATGCCCAGGGAGGAGAAGCTTTCCTTTTTTGTTAATCTCTACAACATGATGGCCATTCACGCAATATTGGTTTGGGGACATCCATCTGGACCAATGGAGAGGAGAAAATTGTTTGGAGAGTTCAAATATGTAATTGGTGGGTGCACATATTCACTATCAGCTATCCAGAATGGAATCTTAAGGAGTAATCAGAGACCACCATACAATCTAATCAAGCCGTTTGGAGTTAAAGACAAGCGTCTTAAG GAGTTTGTATTTTACATCAGTCTGTTGGTCTGCTCTCGAAGCGACAACATATTAACTTTAGATTTTGCACCAGCACCACTAAATAGTTGCGCACCTGAAGAGCTAGCTCTGATTAAGTCTCCACTTGTTTCTTTAACCTGGTTGG TATATTGTGTATCCTAG
- the LOC132033787 gene encoding tRNA (carboxymethyluridine(34)-5-O)-methyltransferase codes for MLSGVGTARAFCFKGIYTDSNLIVGYIFSRRSFSTMKQVGIDSASSFPTSESVGEAPVLRPVSVRSKCSSNVQSTPEIEKKYVHGVYDAIAPHFSSTRFAKWPKVSAFLSSLSPGSLILDAGCGNGKYLGLNPDCFFIGCDISAALINICTDRGHEVLVADAVNLPYRTGYGDAAISIAVLHHLSTENRRRKAVEELVRVVKKGGSVLITVWAREQEDRSLIEKWTPLNQRYVEEWIGPGSPRVRNPSSPRILESIPEAEENGAGERLKGLRAKSSKVKLAEDMQSISLDEGHSLPTGSEKGYAEQQEYFVPWHLPYHRAEVSGASAVALASGLAKKDDQKGSVVYNRYYHVFSEGELERLVSGLDNAILVDRFYDKSNWCIILEKTS; via the exons ATGCTCTCTGGTGTTGGAACGGCAAGGGCTTTTTGTTTCAAAGGAATATATACTGATTCTAATCTTATAGTCGGTTATATTTTCAGTAGAAGAAGTTTTAGTACAATGAAACAAGTTGGAATTGATAGTGCCTCTAGTTTTCCTACATCGGAATCTGTGGGAGAGGCTCCTGTTCTACGTCCTGTGTCTGTGAGATCAAAATGCTCTTCGAATGTTCAATCAACCCCAGAAATCGAAAAGAAGTATGTCCATGGTGTTTATGATGCCATTGCTCCCCATTTCAGTTCCACTCGGTTTGCAAAGTGGCCTAAAGTGTCAGCTTTCTTGAGCTCATTATCTCCCGGTTCTCTCATCTTAGACGCTGGATGTGGAAATGGGAAATACTTAGGATTAAATCCTGATTGTTTCTTTATTGGCTGTGACATTAGTGCAGCTCTTATCAATATATGTACAGATAGAGGACATGAAGTGTTGGTTGCAGATGCTGTGAACCTACCATATAGGACTGGTTATGGTGATGCAGCAATTTCTATTGCTGTGTTGCATCACCTAAGTACTGAAAATAGGAGGAGGAAAGCGGTAGAGGAGCTTGTCCGTGTTGTTAAAAAGGGCGGGAGTGTTTTAATTACTGTCTGGGCTAGGGAACAAGAAGACAGGTCGTTAATTGAAAAATGGACACCACTTAACCAAAGGTATGTAGAGGAATGGATAGGACCAGGGAGTCCACGAGTTCGCAACCCTTCATCTCCTCGCATCCTTGAAAGCATCCCAGAAGCAGAGGAAAATGGTGCCGGGGAGCGGTTGAAAGGCCTACGTGCAAAGTCTTCAAAAGTAAAATTAGCTGAAGATATGCAGTCAATCTCTCTGGATGAAGGTCATTCTTTGCCTACTGGATCTGAAAAAGGTTATGCAGAGCAGCAGGAATATTTTGTTCCCTGGCACTTACCTTATCATCGAGCTGAAGTAAGTGGGGCTTCAGCTGTTGCCTTGGCTAGTGGTTTGGCAAAGAAAGATGATCAGAAGGGCTCTGTGGTGTATAATAGATATTACCATGTTTTTAGTGAAGGTGAACTTGAAAG GTTGGTGTCTGGTCTGGATAACGCCATTCTTGTTGATAGATTCTATGATAAATCAAATTGGTGCATCATTCTTGAGAAAACATCGTGA
- the LOC132033788 gene encoding uncharacterized protein At4g37920: MEVAAASIRPFPTAFASRNFSPFLIRKRIQLRQQGANSVGSLLSVNGVRLRQSSIAAVIGDTTAVPDGPVNEQMSATKLADSVTSQETGIENGEDRKKDASEGLDENKMIRVCDKLIEVFLVDKPKPTDWRRLLAFSKEWNSIRPHFYKRCQDRADSESDPGMKHKLLRLQRKLREVDDDVQRHNELLEAIRRSPSEVGDIVARRRKDFTKEFFVHLHTVAESYYDDPAEQNAVAKLGNTCLEAVQAYDTASESIEALNAAELKFQDIINSPSVDAACKKIDDLAQKNQLDSALVLMITKAWSAAKESDMTKDEVKDVLYHLYTTARGNLQRLMPKEIRILKYLLTVKDPEERMSALKDAFTPGEELEGKDVDCLYTTPEQLYNWIGTVVDAYNFSREGTLIKEARDLMNPKIIQKMEELKKLIVDNFM, from the exons ATGGAGGTAGCAGCAGCTTCTATTAGGCCTTTTCCCACTGCTTTTGCTTCTAGAAACTTCTCTCCTTTTCTTATCCGGAAACGAATTCAACTACGTCAACAGGGAGCTAATTCCGTAG GTTCTCTCTTATCTGTAAATGGAGTAAGGTTGCGACAGTCATCTATTGCTGCTGTAATTGGCGATACAACTGCAGTGCCAGATGGCCCAGTTAACGAGCAAATGTCCGCAACCAAGTTAGCTGATTCTGTTACTAGTCAAGAAACTGGTATTGAAAATGGAGAGGACAGGAAAAAAGATGCTTCTGAAGGGTTGGATGAGAATAAAATGATACGAGTATGTGATAAGTTAATTGAGGTCTTCTTGGTTGACAAGCCCAAACCTACTGATTGGAGAAGATTGCTAGCATTTAGTAAGGAATGGAACAGTATTCGGCCCCACTTCTACAAGCGGTGTCAGGACCGAGCGGACAGTGAGAGTGATCCTGGAATGAAGCACAAGTTGCTCAGGCTTCAAAGAAAGCTGAGAGAG GTTGATGATGACGTTCAGAGGCATAACGAACTTCTTGAGGCAATCAGAAGGTCACCGTCCGaggttggtgatattgttgcaAGGCGTCGTAAAGATTTTACAAAAGAGTTTTTTGTTCATCTTCACACTGTTGCAGAATCCTATTATGACGATCCAGCAGAACAAAATG CTGTGGCAAAACTAGGGAATACGTGTTTGGAAGCTGTGCAAGCTTATGATACTGCAAGTGAAAGTATAGAAGCGTTAAACGCTGCAGAGTTGAAATTCCAAGATATAATCAATTCTCCTTCCGTGGATGCGGCTTGCAAGAAAATAGATGATTTGGCCCAAAAAAATCAACTTGATTCGGCCCTGGTGCTCATGATTACAAAAGCATGGTCAGCAGCCAAGGAGTCAGACATGACAAAAGATGAG gtaAAGGATGTTCTTTATCACTTGTATACGACAGCAAGAGGAAATCTTCAGAGGCTTATGCCAAAAGAAATCAGAATTCTAAAATATCTACTCACAGTTAAGGATCCTGAGGAGCGAATGAGCGCTTTGAAGGATGCCTTCACACCGGGAGAAGAACTTGAAGGGAAAGATGTAGATTGCTTATACAC GACCCCAGAGCAGCTATACAACTGGATAGGGACAGTGGTGGATGCATATAATTTCAGTAGAGAAGGCACTCTTATAAAAGAAGCCAGAGACTTGATGAACCCTAAAATAATTCAGAAAATGGAGGAGTTAAAGAAGTTGATCGTAGATAACTTTATGTAA